The DNA sequence ttcactctgtataataggctccagtttcatccatctcattagaactgattcaaatgtattctttttaatggctgagtaatattccatggtgtatatgtaccacagcttccttatccattcgtctgctgatgggcatctaggttgcttccatgtcctggctattataaacagtgctgcgatgaacattggggtgcatgtgtctctttcagatctggtttcctcggtgtgtatgcccagaaatgggattgctgggtcatatggcagttctatttccagttttttaagaaatctccacactgttctccaaagtggctgtactagtttgcattcccagcaacagtgtgagagggttcccttttctccacaccctctccagcatttattgcttgtagacttttggatagcagccatcctgactggcatgtaatggtaccacattgttgttttgatttgcatttctctgataatgagtgatgttgagcatcttttcatgtgtttgttagccatctgttgccttctttggagaaatatctgtttagttctttggcccatttttgattgggtcatttatttttctggaattgagcttcaggagttgcttgtatatttttgagattagtccttggtctgttgcttcgtttgctattattatctccCAATCTGAGGTCTGTCTGCAACAAGAATCTTTAAACTAATGTTTAtacttggttgttgttgttgtttagtcactaagtcacgtttGACACTTtagcaaccccctggactgtagcccattgggctcctctgtccatgggatactgtATGGTTTGATACCATATGATCATGGTAAACATGAAGAATAACAGAAGACAGCCCAGTTATTTAACCTGTGCCATTTTGAGATAGTGTTTATAgagcaaaagaaaactgaagcagtATGAATAGAATataagcagaggggaaaaaatgttttgttgATTATTAATTATTCCTGTTACATAATTTTATGaaatcatttttaatgttttgtattCTTAGGTAATGTTATGTATTATTATGTAATATAGATAGATGTTagatttatagatgaagaaaatatttgcaaaacatttttGCAACAAAGAATTTGTAGCTAGACTatacaaaaatgtttataaataagaaaaacaaaatccagtTAAAAATAGGAACATGATTTGAACAGATATCTCACCGATAGATATATAAGTGGCAATTAAATaatgatataataaataataaggatgaaaataataataaatagcaaaaacataaggtatagaaatatattttgcaaTTATATATGTCCTTTTATGTCCAGGCTTCAAGTAAATGTTCACTGTGGTGCTTCCCAATGTCACGTCAGTTGACCGGCTATTGAAAACACAGGTTATACGCTCGGTAGCTCATTGTGTTTCTGAGATACCAGAGAAGGATGTTCCACACTTTCAGTAATACtttcagacataaaaaataaaagatagggAGGAAAACAAATACTTTGCTTGCAATTAAACCTTAGTCTACAAGATGCCACctagaaaaatgttttcaaattaatttgGATTAGGTTGGGTATAAAAGGTTCTTGACTTGTTATTGGACAGCACTTAAGAAAAGGTATTTGATTTTGTATTATTGCTTTCCTAGCATCCCTGCCTCACACGATCTTGTTgcactttatgtattttaattgatTAAAGAAATGCATGTATTTAAGATCTATCAGGTATTTAAAATGATTCAGCATGATTCTCAGCATTTAGTCAAACATACAACAGCCACTGATGTAGGTACTATACTCTCCTCACTTTACAGGTCAGACAATTGagacagaaaaattaagtaactgATCAAAGTGCAATTGACTAGTTGGGTACAAGAGATAGCACAGAAACCAAAGGAATCTGGCTTCCTCTCTAATCCAGTAATTTTGTAAATGCAATCTTCTTAAGGAGATATTCTacacatgaaaacacacacaggcacaatCTCTGAGGTTCTTACTATATCTTTTCAGACAACCTAATACAATCTGTTCTAGTATTTACTTCCAGCTCCTAATGGTTGGACgtgatagactttatttccttgggctccaaagtcacagcatatggtgactgcagcaatgaaattaaaagacacttgctccgtggaagaaaaggtatgacaaacctagacagcatattaaaaagcagagacattactttagcaacaaaggcccatctagttaaagctatagtttttccagtagtcatgcacagatgtgaaagatggaccacaaagaaagtgccaaagaattgatgcttttgaactgtcatgttggataagactctttagagtcccttggcctgcaagaagataaaaccagtcaatgataaaggaatattcattggaaggattgatgctgaagctgaaactccaacactttgatcacctgatgtgaagaactgactcattggaaaagaccctgtagctgggaaagattgaaggcaggaggagaaggagacgacagaggatgagaaggttggatggcatcatcacctcaatggacatgagtttgaacaagctccgggagttggtgatggacagggaagcctggtgtgctgcagtccaccgggttgcaaagagtcagacactactgagtgactgaactgaactgaatagttggAAAGTTATTCAAATATTACTTTGCAGcaattttgaaacttttaaatgtttcctttatcTTGGGGCTATGAAATGAGTTTGCTTCTGTGAAAACAAGTGTTTGATAAAATGTTTGTGTGAGAAATTGTGTATATGCTGGCAAGGTTGTTGCAGGTTCTTAGTTACACTTTGTCCCAGGCACtgcaagggtaaagaatctgcccgtcaATGCAGGATAAGCAAGAGAtacaggtcccatccctgggtgggcaagattccctggaggaagaaatgacaacccactccagtattcttgtctggataattccaaggacaaaagagcctggcaggttatagtccatggggttgcaaagagctggacacgactgagcatacacacagctGGAGTTTGCAATTGGGGATTTAGATGAATCCTGGAACCTTATGTCTCAGGAGGAATTTATCTTtggttttaagactttttttagCAGCATCTTTTACGTCTTTGTTTCTCAAACTATAAATCAAGAGATTCAGCACTGGGATGATGATGGTGTAGAACACTGAGATGATTTTATCAGTGTTGGGGGAATACAGGTAGCTGGGTCGTGAGTAAATGAAGAGCAGAGTCCCCTTGTAGATGGCCACGGATGTCAGGTGGGAAGCACAGGTGGAGAAGGTCTTCTTCCTTCCGGTGGAAGAACGGATCTTTAAGACTGAGAGGAGAATGTAAAAGTAGGAGATGGTGATGACAATGAAGCAGATAATTTCCACTGAGCTGCCATATGTGGAGAGAAGCCACTCATTGAGTGACGTGTCTGTGCACGATAACTTAAGCAAGGGAGTCAGgtcacagaaaaaaatgattaatgaTATTTTTATCACAGTATTTTAGAATAAATGCAAAGGATGTGTGCACCAGGGAATTCGTATTGCCTCCAAAGTATGACAAGACGATCAACCATATACAGATTCCCCGAGACATCACAGCCATGTATAGTAAAGGGTTACAGATGGCGACATAGCGATCATACGCCATGGCAGCCAAGATAAAGGATTCAGTATCTGCGAAAGCGCAGAAGAAATAGAACTGCAGGGCACAGCCGTGATAGGAAATTGACATGTTCCGAGAAAGGAAGTTGACAAGCATTTTGGGAACGAAGACAGAAGAATAGTAAAGGTCTACAAAGGATAAgttactaaggaaaaaaaaatacatgggtgTTTGAAGGTGCGGATCAACCCTGATTAGCATCATCAATCCAATGTTCTCCATTAAAATCATAGAGTACAAAGTCAGAAACAGGACAATCTGCAGTTCAGGGCAAGTTGGAAACCCTAACAGAATAAACTCAGTCACCAAGGTAGAGTTCCCAGCTATAAAGTCCATATCACGTGCTGTTTTCTTCTTATGAGAATTCTAACATCCTAAGATGCTATGttgatggaaagagaaaaaaaaatagataaaattataagGTTATTTTATTGTTTCAACAAATAAGCAATCAAGTCAAGAGTCCCAGATCAAATCTCCTTCCAAATATAAATTCTGAGAAACATATTTCAGAATTTAGTAGCTTTATCTCTTGGTTGATAGTTTTGTTGTATTTGTTTGATCAATAGCTAGTTCTTCCACTGGACAGACATGTGCAGATAACATCTcatattgtttactttttttaaattctcaagtATAGGGCTATAGCTAGTAGAGGATGAAATGAATAATGAAGTAATGAGTGAAATGATgataagaggaaaaatatatcTGTTATTAAAAGTATGCTAACTTGAGTACATCTTGTAATGATAACTCTAGAAAAATGTACTCCTTTTGTCTAGTATTTAATAGATATTAATGTGTTGtactagaaaaggcagaggaaccagaaatcaaattgctaacatccactggatcatcaaaagaacaagagatttccagaaaaacatctacttctgctttattgacgacgccaaagccttcaactgtgtggatcacaataaactgtggaaatttccaaaacagatgggaataccagaccacctgacctgcctcttgagaaatctgtatgcaggtcaggaaacaacagttagaactggacatggaacaacagaatggttccaaataggaaaaggagtacgtcaaggctgtatattgtcaccctgcttatttatcttctatgcagagtacatcatgagaaacgctgggctggaagaagcacaagctagaatcaagattgccaggagaaatatcaataacttcagatatgcagatgacaccacccttatggcagaaagtgaagaactaaaaagccgcttaatgaaagtgaaagaggagggtgaaaaagttggcttaaagcttaacattcagaaaagtaagatcatggcatctggtcccatcacctcatgggaaatagatggggagacagtggaaacagtgtcagactttaatttttgggctccaaaatcactgcagatggtgattgcagccatgaaattaacagatgcttactccttagaaggaaagttatgaccaacctagacagcatattaaaagcagagacattactttgccaacaaaggtctgtctagtcaaggctatggtttttccagtggtcatgtatgatgtgagagttggactgtgaagatagctgagcactgaaaaactgatgcttttgaactgtggtgttggagaagactcttgagagtcccttggactgcaaggacatccaaccagtccatcctaaaggagatcagtcctgggtgttcattgcaaagactgatgctgaagctgaaactccagtactttggccacctgatgcaaagagttgactcattggaaaggaccctgatgctgggacggattgggggcaggaggagaaggggacgacagaggatgagatggttggatggcatcaccaagtcgatggacatgggtttgagtaaactctgggagttggggatggacagggaggcctggcatgctgcaattcatggggtcgcaaagagtcggacatgactgagcgactgaactgaacctaactgaactgaatgtgttgtACTCTTGACTGTGATTAGAGTGAtgcaatgaaatatattttagctattaaaaataataaaagcaaaaatgatattagtgaaatgaaagcaaatgtcAGTAAACATCAGCTGAGAGCATGTTTTAGACAGGGATTTAAGGCAAGTCCTTAAATCCTGTCAAGATACTAAGTCAAGGAGATTAAAGtaactgcttttctttttggCATTCTTTATCACTCTTGGCTTACAGTAAGCACAGCATAAATATTAGATGACTGAGTAAAGTGGGCAAAAAATTAGTATTAACTTCTCATCTTTAAATATCACTCTGTATAACCACCTCACTAATTATATATGTGAGCAAACACAAATAGCTGCATTTAATTTTTATCCTAGTATAATTCAGGATGTTGAGTCTAAGAATTTTGTCAATTTCTGATTCTgtaatcttaaaatttttctagAAGCAAGGAGAATTTGAACATGACTTTGAAATATAAGACTTTTTATTGTAACCTTGAAGGTTGACTTGGAAAAGTCATCTATAAAACATGCAAGTGAAACCTCCAATGAGCTTTGAGCTTTGTTACTACTGCCGCAGTTGGCTAGAACAAATGGTTGGGGTCATTCTCTCACTTATACAAAACTATTGAGACAGCTGCAGGGCTAAGAACTCCGTTGTTGTAATATCATTTAATCACTAAAAGTGTGTTATAACATAGGCACAGAGAAGTCTAAGATAATTAGAAGGGTTAGGACGCTGTCTTATGTTCTTACCTCAAACAGTGTGAATGATGTGCAGCGCCTTGTTAGGACAGTAGTTAATTTATACTTATTTTGCCCGTTTTCAAGGTAATCAGAGTGTTCAGGAATGATAAGACCTAAATTTAgagttaataaacattttattagaaTCTCGTATTAGCCACGTGAATTGTatgaccttgtgtgtgtgtggggggggtgtgtatgagagagagggAATCTGCTATACTTAATacatatactatatgtatattatatataccattatatatatttaaaattttactataataatgacaacagcaacatcactcattatcagagaaatgaaaatcaaaaccacagtgaggtaccattacacgccagtcagaatggctgctattcaaaagtctacaagcaataaatgctggagagggtgtggagaaaagggaaccctcttacactgttggtgggaatgcaaactagtacagccactatggagaacagtgtggagattccttaaaaaactgaaaacagaactgccatatgacccagcaatcccactcctgggcatacacaccgaggaaccagatctgaaagagacacatgtaccccaatattcattgcagcactgtttataattgccaggacatggaagcaacctagatgcccatcagcagacgaatggataagaaagctatggtgcatatacacaacggaatattactcagccattaaaaagaatacatttggatcagttctaatgagatggatgaaactggagcccattatacagagtgaagtaagccagaaagataaacactaatacagtatactaatgtatatatgtatatggaatttagaaagatggtaatagacagaaaaagacacacagatgtatagaacagacttttggactctatgggagaaggcgagggtgggatgatctgagagaacagcatcgaaacatgtatattatcaaatgtgaaacagattgccagtccaggttggatgcatgagacaagtgtgcagggttggtgcactgggatgacccagagggatgggatggggagggaggtgggaggttcGGGacggggacacatgtaaatccatgcctgattcatgtcaatgtatggcaaaaaccactacaatattgtaaagtaattagcctccaactaataaaaataattgggaaaaataaaaagaatttaaaaaatgaaatctaaaaaaaaaaaaacctttgaggTCACTGTTAATAATTTTCTGTGCACTCCTTTATGCCAAATCGATTTcaattaaatcaattaaaatggCAACTatcaatcaaaataaataagtaaataaaatctttggGTTATTGCCATCAACTACTCCCACATCTTTCTTCTCTAACCATTTCCTGATTTCTGCATGGTGAAGTTAGGCAAAGCTTCATAgctcccaaaacacacacacacacacacacactgtttctTATGGGCCTGCTTCCCAAACACTCTGGAGACCAGCCccttggttgaaaaaaaaaacaacaaaaaaccaaaaagcagaaACCAATTTGCTGCATCCAGTCTGATAGTGTGTAAATTCACAAGGTGTCCACTAGAGAGCACTATAACCTCACCTCTGAAGCCAAATTCCCCAAGGGACCTTCCTCTTCCTATTCAACGCACTCACCTGCTTTCATCTGGTTATTCCTTATACTAACCACCTAAGAAGCATTAGGTGATATGAATAAGGATGTAAGTAGCACACCTGTCTATCTATGCCCCTCATCTCGCACCCTTGGCCCTAGGGCAAGATAGCTCTCAAAATGCAGGCATTCTTTCCCTCAAGATGTGTGCAACTGACAGCAGATGTATTATTAGTGAATTATTGATTTGACTGTGCTATATCCCTATCAGTGCTTCAGGAACAGTTGAAAGATTAAGTCCTGTCTTGGGTTATCATCCAAATAAAGAATCTGTCAACATGGCAGTCCTATCTCAGGACCAGGCCAGATTCTATCTAGACTTAGTTCTGCTCATCACCAAGGTCCCTTCTTCCCTCCTACCCCACCCTTCACCCCAGGACAAGCTCTTCTTGTTTCCTCTCATCAAGAAAAGCACAACCATTCTCTCATTAGCCCACTCAAAAAACCAGATGACTAATGACTAATGCAATTGCTTtatcttagaaaaagaaaaacgaGCAATTCTTTGTAATGAAAATGCTTCTGTGATTGCATCTTAGAACAAATACAATGTTGCTTCTtactgcacattttaaaataaaatctaatatatctaaatataaacATTCAAGATGGTTGCTGTGAAGGAAGGGTGCATCTTTTTAAACCAGACTGCCTTGATCCAATTCTGGGTTTGCAAGTTACTGAACCACTGGGCATTAGTTTCCTTAGCTGTTAAAAGAGGAAAGTAAGTGTTCTACTCTGGAGAGTTGCCATgaaaaaattgttgttgttgttgtttagtcgctaagttgtgtctgactgtttgtgatcttatgaactatagccctccaggatcctctgtccatgggatttcccaggcaagagtactggagtgggttgccatttccttctccaggagattttcctaacccaaggatcaaaccttggtctcctgaattgcaggcagatactttactgctgagccaccagggaagtcctcttggaGAATAGAAGAGTTAATCTATTTATGTGGTGTTCTGCAAGACGTGGATGGTCAGGTGATCCAGGCTTAGCCAATCAGAGCCATTTCTTTGGAATGTATAGGTATTTGTCTCTTTTCCTCAGAAATAACTACACCTGCATGACATGAAGAGACCAGCTGAGACCTGGGACCTTGTACCCTTTGCTGCAATGCTTACATCTGGACAAACATTCCTCAagcaacaaaaatacaaagaaacaataaGGCATGAGGAATAACCATGCACATGCAGTTAGGGCAAATTATGGACAAGATATAAAAAGGCCagaaacccaactgccacttccaAAGTGCTGGGAACAAAAGTGGAGGTCAGGAACAAAAGCAGGGTATTCCATATGCCGCCTGCCCTCAACAGCACCTAGGGGTGTAGGAGTGGGCAAACCACCCAAGCCACCCCTATGGCCCAACCCCTGCACACAGCCCTTACTTCACCCCATATACGGAACCAACTTGCCCTTCCCACTCAGGGAGCCAGCAAGGGaaacttatttgtttttgtttccccttGATGCAGTAGAAGCCCCAGTGAAGTCCTTGCCTggatttcttgtctggcctcttatTATTTATTGAGTAAGGAAGGTCATTACTTTGGCCAACTAATGTGAAGGgccgactcattggataagaccttAATGAGGGCAGGAGATTGAGGTCGGGAGAAGGGAcactggaggatgagatggttggatggcatcaccaactcaatggatgtgagtttaagcaaactgcaggagatagtgaaggatacggaagcctggcgtgctgcaatccatggggttgaagagtcggacacgacttagggactgaccCACaaggaaggccaagaaccctggtcagtaaCTATAAGACAGGAGCGCTTTTGGCCATGTGGTTTCCTGAGATGGAAGAAGCCTGTCTGAAGTAGAAACTGTAACGAGAAAGGGAGAGAACGTTTGAGTCACTGAATTTAAACCTGCCCTTGTTCTCTCCAGGCCTGAGTCAAAAAAcacacctactctgtgccaggcccaaTTCCAAACACTTGACAAGAGTCAGCTCAGCAGTCCCAACACCCCAGAAGGGTACCGCCTGGGTACTCTACGTTAGACATAAAAAGATTCACCCAGAGTCGCAGAGGGCCGGAGCTAGGATTTCAGCTTGGCAGTCAGGTGTCAGAGTAGGCCGCCACACTTAGGTCCTTGTGGACTGTGGAGGAACATGCTGGCTCTACACGCTACAGGCTAATAGCACACCTTCCCCTCAGATGTGACGACCAAACGTGTCTCCACACACAGCCAAGTGTCCCCGCAGGGGAGGGACCGGCTGCCCTAGTCAAGATCCTCTGCTGTCACTCGGCTGCCCAAGAACTCGCTTTGAATCGCTCTGAGTCACCAGACCCTGTGTTAGCCACACACTCAGAGTCACCCAATCTGTGTGTCAGGTATGAACAGCCCAACGTTCCTcaaacctgggccacctgcaATGCGCTGTCACCGAGACCCTGTGCTGTCTAAGGCCTCACGTCACCTACCAGTCTGTGTCTCCAAAGACTTGCTGTCTCCCACGGCCCTGTCACTGAGGTCTGTGCCCCTCTGTCAAACCCCCAGGGTTTCAGGGAGCTCTTCACAAAGACAAGGCCCGAAATACACGTGGAGTCGGGGAGACCAAAACACAGAGGCACCCCACAAGGCCAGGTGGGCAGAGGAGTCCCAGAAACAGAGAGACGCACAGAGATAGGGATGCAGAGAAGCCTGACCCCACGGGGCCACAGCTGGTGGCGCTGCATGGGTCACTGCAGACCTGTCAAGGCCCTCCCCTGCTCACCTCTGCATTAGACTTAGGGGTGGGGAGGCTAGAGGTCCGAGGGTAAGGAGTTTAGATCCAGTCTGACAGATAATTGCCTGCACAAGGCTCTGTCCAGGTCACCGAGCCCTGAGCAGCCCCACCTCGAGCAGACACTCCTCTACTCCTCCCATCAGGTACTCAGTTGATGAGGTCCTATCCCTAATGCATCTCAGCCCAGAGGGGCAGAGGCAAGGGgtcagcccctccctgcctcccttccagctctgccaccagaATGCCCAGAGGAGATGCTCACCAGCATCCAGAGTGCTGGGGTGGGGCAGGcccagacagagagcctgaattTCCTCCTGGACTGTGCTGGCGAGTCCCTGACTGAGACCACAGAAACTTCCTTCCCTGAGTTGAGAGACACAGTGGGGAGCGGATGGTCCCTGCTGGTCTGGACCTCCCAGTCCTCAGGGCCCCTGAACATGACCACAATGAGAGGAGCAGGCCTATGTTCTGAAgcaataaaagactttaaagcAGCCCCAACCCACTCCCATCCTGTCTGGCCTGGTTGCTATAGTGATGCCCCAGTTGCTCCAGAGGTGGCTGCTGGTCCTTGAAGTGGGAGTGGTGGGCGCTGTGGATCCTGAGCTGAAGTGAGCTGGGGTGAGAGGTCAGCACTGTCTGGGAGCATTCCTGGCTGTGGCCGGGGGCCGAGAGCCCAAGGTTCCCCTCGATGCCTGCTTCTCTCGGCTCACACTCCATCTGtacccactcccctccccctccagcccccacttctgctgctgctgcctaaACAGTGCCATCCTGGAGTCTGAACCCACCCAGATCTCACCTTCAGGAGTGAGATTCTGGCGTGATGGTGGATCACAGGGCCCAGGTATACAGGGTGCAGTGAGGAGCTCAAGCGTGTTGCCCCTGGTAAGGGCTCAGAGAGACCACTGGCGAAAatgtgggggtgaggtgggggtgaaGGCTTGGCATAAAGCTTCTGGAAACAGTCCAGGCAAGACATCATCAGCAGGGCTCAGACATGCTCTCAGCATGGGGTTCTCACGGGCCAGGACCTAAACATCCTCAGGGTTTGGGTGCAGATCTGTGCTCATGTCTCCCTTCAGTGGTAATTTATCACTAATAACAATTGTTCAAGTACCAAAATTCAGCTGGGCAACTTTTTGAATGTATGAATTAAAAGGGCTTTCAGGTCATTTCCATTCCTAGAGGCTTCTCCTAACCTTTCTGAGGTTGAgttttcttacctataaaataaGAATCCTAGTTTCTAGCCTGTAGaatcattgtgaggattaaatgagaaaataaatataaagttaacactgctgctgctaagtcacttcagtcgtgtccaactctgcgcgaccccatagacggaagcccaccaggctcctctgtccctgggattctccaggcaagaatactggagtgggttgctatttccttctccaatgcatgaaagtaaaaagtgaaagggaagtcactcagtcgtgtccgactcttagcgaccccatggactgcagcctaccaggctcctccatccacaggattttccaggcaagagtactggagtggggtgccattgccttctccagctggTAGTCCTAGTGGGAAGAAATAAGACCATACTCTACCATCAGTTATGGGATCCTCAAAAGGTAAATGATGAAGCCACTGACAGGCTCTAGTATTCTAAAAACAATATTGTCATTTAAAGGTTTGTAGAcaataaaaaaacataaagttcATCCAGAATTTTAAGATTCTAAGAAAACCAAAGCTGttgacagatgagaaagctgtTAAGAGATGCAAAGTTAAAACTGAAATACTATGGCACAGTAATGTACAGCAGTACATCTTAACATCCTTCATATATAgcaaacttcactttctttttggcTTGAAGTTAACAAAGTCCTTAACAAATAATCGCTTTTTTAAAAGGGTCTTTAGAAACAGGAGAGATGGAATGAGAAAGTGTGCCAGTAATTATAGACAACCCAGCCAGACAACTGGCCGATGTCACCACTTCTGAAGGCAGGAGCTACTGAGGGATCGATTTTTCTTCTCATGAAGGAAGACCAGGCTGTACAGGGCGAAGGTGACAAAGTGAACATTCCACAAGGGAGAGAAAATGCCACCAGGCCTACCGTGAAAATGAGGAAAACCTGTGACTTCTTTGCCTTGTGATGGAAAACAGTAAAAGAAGCTTATTCTCTAATAGTACATTAATaatgacaagaaaaaataaagtctcctttgaaaaaaaatgagatataattaacatataacactGTGTACATTTAAGGGGACCACATATTAATTTGATACATCTATATATTGCAATGTGATAGCCATTGTAGCATTAGCTAATGCCTCTATCATTTTatgtaatcattattattatagggACAAATAAGATCTTGTTTCTTAGCAAGTTTTTAAACACAGTTTTGTCCTTT is a window from the Cervus canadensis isolate Bull #8, Minnesota chromosome 33, ASM1932006v1, whole genome shotgun sequence genome containing:
- the LOC122434068 gene encoding LOW QUALITY PROTEIN: olfactory receptor 5I1-like (The sequence of the model RefSeq protein was modified relative to this genomic sequence to represent the inferred CDS: deleted 2 bases in 2 codons) — encoded protein: MDFIAGNSTLVTEFILLGFPTCPELQIVLFLTLYSMILMENIGLMMLIRVDPHLQTPMYFFFLSNLSFVDLYYSSVFVPKMLVNFLSRNMSISYHGCALQFYFFCAFADTESFILAAMAYDRYVAICNPLLYMAVMSRGICIWLIVLSYFGGNTNSLVHTSFAFILKYCDKNIINHFFCDLTPLLKLSCTDTSLNEWLLSTYGSSVEIICFIVITISYFYILLSVLKIRSSTGRKKTFSTCASHLTSVAIYKGTLLFIYSRPSYLYSPNTDKIISVFYTIIIPVLNLLIYSLRNKDVKDAAKKVLKPKINSS